The following are encoded in a window of Kaistia algarum genomic DNA:
- a CDS encoding ROK family protein, producing MRTALAIDLGGTETRAGLVGADGQVLVEARSPTNAAGGPDAVIGELVRLVEIIREARPDARSVGLGVGAPGPLDSNAGIAIAPPTLAGWHDVPLAARLRERLGVEVQLENDANVAALGEWRFGAGVGTQSMVFATISTGIGGGIIADGRLLHGRRGLAGEIGHMTIAEGTERCACGALGCWEALASGTALGREGERLAASGGSPMLRAMAGTGPVTARHVGEAARAGDAGALALLEQEARWLGVGIVNLLHLYSPEVVVLGGGVSQLLDLLRPEMERTVRLRAMSAYRDIPIVSAKLGGHAGLVGAASLVL from the coding sequence ATGCGCACGGCGCTTGCCATCGATCTCGGCGGCACGGAAACACGGGCGGGTCTCGTCGGCGCCGATGGCCAGGTTCTGGTCGAGGCGCGCTCTCCCACGAACGCCGCCGGCGGACCGGACGCCGTGATCGGCGAGCTTGTGCGCCTGGTCGAAATCATACGGGAGGCTCGGCCGGACGCCCGGTCGGTAGGACTGGGCGTCGGCGCGCCGGGCCCGCTCGATTCGAACGCCGGAATCGCGATCGCTCCGCCGACGCTCGCCGGCTGGCACGACGTGCCGCTGGCCGCGCGCCTGCGCGAGCGGCTTGGCGTGGAAGTCCAGCTCGAAAATGATGCCAATGTCGCCGCGCTCGGCGAATGGCGGTTCGGCGCCGGTGTCGGCACCCAGTCGATGGTGTTTGCGACGATCTCGACCGGCATCGGTGGGGGCATCATCGCCGATGGTCGCCTGTTGCACGGCCGGCGTGGCCTGGCGGGCGAGATCGGCCATATGACGATCGCGGAGGGCACGGAGCGCTGCGCCTGCGGCGCGCTCGGCTGCTGGGAGGCGCTTGCCTCGGGTACGGCACTGGGACGCGAGGGCGAGAGGCTGGCGGCGTCCGGCGGTTCGCCGATGCTGCGCGCGATGGCCGGTACCGGGCCGGTCACGGCCCGCCATGTCGGCGAGGCGGCTCGTGCCGGTGATGCGGGTGCGCTGGCGCTCCTGGAGCAGGAGGCCCGCTGGCTCGGCGTCGGCATCGTGAATTTGCTGCATCTCTATTCGCCGGAGGTGGTGGTGCTCGGCGGGGGCGTTTCGCAGCTGCTGGACCTGCTACGGCCGGAGATGGAGCGAACGGTCCGGTTGCGCGCCATGTCCGCCTATCGCGACATTCCCATCGTCTCCGCGAAGCTCGGCGGCCATGCAGGCCTTGTCGGCGCCGCGAGCCTCGTGCTTTAG
- a CDS encoding carbohydrate ABC transporter permease, translating into MHRFAFADRDWRNGWAFALPGLLTLAVVMGFPLVYAMLISISSLTLLKPMLQPFVGFKNFAVVMSDPLFWGALWLTIKYSVVTVLGEFVIGLAIALMLNRTVKMKPVYFAVLTIPMAMSPVSVALIWRMLLQPNLGIANQLMETFGLPRIDWLGSADLALWTMAGIDIWQQTSFVVLILAAGLAALPRDPYEAAEVDGANPLQQFWYITLPMLRPVAAIAVIIQLINEFRTYDLPYVLTKGGPGTSTEVLSFFAYRRAFLGLSLNEGAAAAFVLLLIILGLTIAFFASLERQR; encoded by the coding sequence ATGCACCGTTTTGCATTCGCCGATCGCGACTGGCGCAATGGCTGGGCGTTCGCCCTTCCGGGTCTCCTGACGCTCGCCGTCGTGATGGGTTTCCCGCTCGTCTATGCGATGCTGATCTCGATCTCGTCGCTGACGCTGCTGAAGCCGATGCTTCAGCCTTTTGTCGGCTTCAAGAACTTCGCCGTCGTGATGAGCGACCCGCTGTTCTGGGGTGCGCTCTGGCTGACGATCAAATATTCGGTCGTCACCGTGCTCGGCGAATTCGTCATCGGGCTCGCGATTGCGCTGATGCTGAACCGCACGGTGAAGATGAAGCCGGTCTATTTCGCCGTGCTCACCATCCCGATGGCGATGTCGCCGGTGAGCGTGGCGCTGATCTGGCGCATGCTGCTGCAGCCCAATCTCGGCATCGCCAACCAGCTCATGGAAACGTTTGGCCTGCCGCGCATCGACTGGCTCGGCTCGGCCGACCTGGCGCTGTGGACGATGGCGGGAATCGACATCTGGCAGCAGACTTCGTTCGTCGTGCTGATCCTCGCCGCCGGGCTCGCCGCCCTGCCGCGCGATCCCTACGAGGCCGCCGAAGTCGACGGCGCCAACCCGCTGCAGCAGTTCTGGTACATCACGCTGCCCATGCTGCGCCCGGTCGCGGCGATCGCCGTCATAATCCAGCTCATCAACGAATTCCGTACCTATGACCTGCCCTATGTGCTGACCAAGGGCGGGCCGGGGACGTCGACGGAAGTCTTGAGCTTCTTCGCCTATCGGCGGGCTTTCCTGGGATTGTCGCTCAATGAGGGTGCCGCCGCGGCTTTCGTGCTGCTCTTGATCATCCTCGGCCTGACGATCGCCTTCTTCGCAAGCCTCGAACGGCAGCGCTGA
- a CDS encoding DeoR/GlpR family DNA-binding transcription regulator: MSKRGRQPHGEDDAASGRGALPALRHNRLIETLQEHGQATVNELVDLFDVSRDTIRRDLDLLERRGLLVRTHGGAVNNDRLVRLDSTLGRRMDEHVDAKRRIGETAATLVRDGETLIINGGSTVYHFASALGDRRNLTVVTNNLRVPPAVPESAVQAIHILGGTYWPQFQVTIGTIGFSPVAGINVDTAILGCTGISATGVSMTKLDEAAHTSGMVDVAKRTIVVADQSKFNVKAFANVATLERIDHLVTDHAPPPDLAAALDRAGVHVTICG; this comes from the coding sequence ATGAGCAAGCGCGGACGACAACCACATGGCGAGGACGATGCGGCTTCCGGCCGTGGCGCGCTCCCGGCCCTGCGCCATAATCGTCTGATCGAGACGCTGCAGGAACATGGACAGGCGACCGTCAACGAACTGGTCGATCTCTTCGACGTTTCGCGCGACACGATCCGCCGCGATCTCGACCTGCTGGAGCGGCGCGGCCTGTTGGTGCGCACCCATGGCGGCGCCGTCAACAATGATCGTCTGGTACGGTTGGATTCGACGCTCGGCCGCCGCATGGACGAGCATGTCGACGCCAAGCGACGGATCGGCGAGACCGCGGCAACCCTCGTTCGCGATGGCGAGACGCTGATCATCAATGGCGGATCGACGGTCTATCATTTCGCGTCGGCCCTCGGCGACCGGCGCAATCTGACCGTCGTCACCAACAATCTTCGCGTCCCGCCTGCGGTTCCCGAGAGCGCAGTGCAGGCGATCCATATCCTTGGCGGCACCTATTGGCCGCAGTTTCAGGTGACGATTGGCACGATCGGCTTTTCGCCCGTCGCCGGCATCAATGTCGATACCGCCATTCTCGGCTGCACCGGCATCTCGGCCACCGGTGTATCGATGACCAAGCTCGACGAGGCTGCCCACACCTCCGGCATGGTCGACGTCGCAAAGCGCACCATCGTCGTCGCCGACCAGAGCAAGTTCAACGTCAAGGCCTTCGCCAATGTCGCGACGCTGGAGCGGATCGATCATCTGGTCACCGACCACGCTCCCCCGCCCGACCTGGCGGCCGCGCTCGACCGTGCCGGCGTTCATGTGACGATCTGCGGCTGA
- a CDS encoding carbohydrate ABC transporter permease: MRRIGLHLGLLIVCAVILLPVLWVVRTSFLPESMSYSSDLLPAVTLDNYTELFTSTRYGQSYLNSLIVAIGSVIVALPFAAMTGYAFARFKTSGRGGRFAVLATQMLPPVAIVLPTFALFRMLGLTNSLTGLIIVYSAINLPFLIWILMGFFEGIPVDLEWAAMTDGATAWGAFWRIVVPVSLPGLAAAGVLGFILTWNEFLFALVLSGPKTATVPVALASLQTSNGVQIAKVSAGVVLAVLPLVVASRFIQRFIVQGLTFGSVK, translated from the coding sequence ATGAGGCGCATCGGACTTCACCTCGGCCTTCTCATCGTTTGCGCCGTCATCCTCTTGCCGGTGCTCTGGGTGGTCAGGACGAGCTTCCTGCCCGAATCGATGTCCTATTCGTCCGATCTGCTGCCGGCGGTGACGCTCGATAATTATACCGAGCTCTTCACCTCGACGCGCTATGGCCAATCCTATCTGAACAGCCTGATCGTCGCGATCGGCTCGGTCATCGTGGCGCTGCCCTTCGCGGCGATGACTGGCTATGCCTTCGCGCGGTTCAAGACCAGTGGCCGGGGAGGCCGTTTCGCCGTTCTGGCGACTCAGATGCTGCCGCCGGTCGCCATCGTGCTGCCAACCTTCGCGCTGTTCCGGATGCTCGGGCTCACCAATTCGCTGACCGGGCTGATCATCGTCTACTCCGCCATCAACCTGCCCTTCCTGATCTGGATCCTCATGGGCTTCTTCGAAGGCATCCCGGTCGATCTGGAATGGGCCGCGATGACGGACGGGGCCACTGCCTGGGGCGCGTTCTGGCGCATCGTCGTGCCGGTATCGCTGCCGGGCCTCGCGGCGGCGGGCGTGCTCGGCTTCATCCTGACGTGGAACGAGTTCCTGTTCGCGCTGGTGCTGAGCGGGCCGAAGACTGCGACGGTTCCGGTCGCCCTCGCCTCGCTTCAAACGTCCAATGGTGTCCAGATAGCCAAGGTTTCCGCCGGCGTGGTGCTCGCCGTCCTGCCGCTGGTCGTCGCCTCGCGCTTCATCCAGCGTTTCATCGTGCAGGGCCTCACTTTCGGCAGCGTGAAGTGA
- a CDS encoding ribulose-phosphate 3-epimerase, with amino-acid sequence MTAPRTALKGWLAALPKDRLIAEFSLWSADLANLERDLARIEAHADILHADVADGRFAPSFLFFPDQLARVRALTARPLHVHLMVEGDIVLDQIRQFAAAGADLITIHAENGPIVAEAIELIRSLGCEAGIVLRLETPVEAIEPWVGQVSFVTLLGTAIGVKGQGLSEQAIPRLQAARTILRAAGREGAVVLAADGGIRAETVPKLRAGGAETVVLGSLAFGDPDLAARIAWLHGLPGPAA; translated from the coding sequence ATGACCGCGCCCCGGACCGCCCTGAAAGGCTGGCTCGCCGCCCTGCCCAAGGACCGGCTCATCGCTGAATTCTCGCTCTGGTCGGCTGATCTCGCTAACCTCGAGCGGGATCTGGCGCGGATCGAGGCCCATGCCGATATCCTGCACGCCGATGTCGCCGACGGACGCTTCGCGCCATCCTTTCTCTTTTTCCCGGACCAATTGGCCCGTGTTCGCGCACTGACGGCAAGGCCGTTGCATGTTCATCTGATGGTCGAGGGCGATATCGTTCTTGACCAGATCCGCCAGTTCGCGGCCGCCGGAGCCGATCTGATCACGATTCATGCCGAGAACGGCCCGATCGTCGCCGAAGCGATCGAACTGATCCGTTCGCTCGGCTGCGAGGCCGGGATCGTGCTGCGCCTCGAAACGCCGGTCGAGGCGATCGAGCCTTGGGTCGGTCAGGTCTCGTTCGTGACGCTGTTGGGTACGGCAATCGGCGTCAAGGGGCAGGGCCTCTCCGAACAGGCGATCCCGCGGCTTCAGGCGGCGCGGACGATTCTCCGGGCCGCCGGCCGCGAGGGCGCGGTCGTGCTGGCCGCCGATGGCGGCATTCGCGCCGAGACCGTTCCGAAGTTGCGCGCGGGCGGCGCCGAGACCGTGGTTCTGGGATCGCTCGCCTTTGGCGATCCCGATCTCGCCGCCCGCATCGCCTGGCTGCACGGCCTTCCCGGTCCGGCCGCCTGA
- a CDS encoding extracellular solute-binding protein, producing MKMKHALTMALLGATMLATAHPALADTITLRALMEDVPETKIIEGLLPEFEKETGIKVEFEKIGYGDMHDKLVAQLVSPESYYNVLEVDFLWAGEFPAAGWLADLKPFVEASGYDLKPFIPSMLDLLGQTADQLPLIPMYNYSMGLIYRTDLLSDPKLAAAFKAETGAELALPTTLEDYVRLSKFMKANAGVAGAAMQGQRGDPNSMEFSNYLFSAGGEYLGADRKVALDSPAGVKALSLYADNVQNGAQQGALSATLDDTMRLMCSGQAFSMVTYWWMLPQIDNAEKCPAVAGKVALSVMPGGHGESGGWGWGIPKNTSEESQKAAWTFIQWVQSQKVSVQRALEGHAPVRSDVYTDAAVLKKYPFYGTGLDVVASGKSFPIFAYSAQYEDVLGAQLSLAAGGQAKPEEALKAAADGLGQLLAK from the coding sequence ATGAAGATGAAGCATGCCCTGACGATGGCCCTGCTCGGTGCGACCATGCTCGCGACCGCGCATCCGGCCCTAGCGGACACGATCACGCTCCGCGCTCTGATGGAAGACGTCCCCGAAACCAAGATCATCGAGGGATTGCTGCCGGAATTCGAGAAGGAAACCGGCATCAAGGTCGAGTTCGAGAAGATCGGCTATGGCGACATGCACGACAAGCTGGTCGCCCAGCTCGTCTCGCCGGAAAGCTACTACAACGTCCTCGAAGTCGACTTCCTGTGGGCCGGCGAGTTTCCGGCCGCGGGCTGGCTGGCCGACCTCAAGCCGTTCGTCGAAGCGTCGGGCTATGATCTGAAGCCGTTCATCCCCTCGATGCTCGACCTGCTCGGCCAGACGGCCGATCAGCTGCCGCTGATCCCCATGTATAACTACTCCATGGGTCTCATCTACCGGACGGACCTCCTGTCTGATCCGAAGCTCGCCGCCGCCTTCAAGGCAGAGACGGGCGCGGAACTGGCGCTGCCGACGACGCTGGAGGACTATGTCCGCCTGTCGAAGTTCATGAAGGCGAATGCCGGTGTCGCCGGTGCGGCGATGCAGGGCCAGCGCGGCGATCCGAACTCGATGGAGTTCTCCAATTACCTGTTCTCGGCCGGCGGCGAATATCTTGGCGCGGACCGCAAGGTGGCGCTCGACAGCCCGGCTGGCGTGAAGGCGCTCAGCCTTTATGCCGACAATGTCCAGAACGGCGCGCAGCAGGGCGCGCTGTCGGCGACGCTCGACGACACGATGCGGCTGATGTGCAGCGGCCAGGCCTTCAGCATGGTCACCTATTGGTGGATGCTGCCGCAGATCGACAATGCCGAGAAGTGCCCGGCAGTCGCCGGCAAGGTGGCGCTCTCCGTGATGCCAGGCGGGCATGGCGAGAGCGGCGGCTGGGGCTGGGGCATTCCGAAGAACACGTCGGAAGAATCCCAGAAGGCAGCCTGGACCTTCATCCAGTGGGTGCAGAGCCAGAAGGTGTCGGTCCAGCGCGCGCTCGAAGGCCACGCTCCGGTGCGCAGCGACGTCTACACCGATGCTGCCGTGCTGAAGAAGTACCCCTTCTACGGTACCGGCCTCGACGTGGTTGCCTCCGGCAAGTCGTTCCCGATCTTCGCCTATTCGGCGCAGTATGAGGACGTGCTCGGCGCGCAGCTCTCGCTCGCCGCCGGCGGCCAGGCCAAGCCCGAAGAGGCGCTGAAGGCGGCGGCCGACGGCCTCGGCCAGTTGCTGGCGAAGTAA
- a CDS encoding ABC transporter ATP-binding protein, with translation MSSIELDRVTKLYANGAYGVRDVDLKIEDGEFMIFLGPSGCGKSTTLRMIAGLESISSGDLKIGGRSVTNMAPRDRNIAVVFQSYALYPHMTVRQNMGFGLKMRGVAASEIGEKIQGAATLLGLTPYLDRKPAALSGGQRQRVALGRAIVRDPVAFLLDEPLSNLDAQLRAEMRLELVKLHRRLGRTIVHVTHDQVEAMTMGDRICIMRDGRMIQVGKPLEVYADPVDTFVARFLATPPMNLIPARLKGDTEGGLSVVADGLAVDVPDMHRAAYAPEAGRDVICGIRPEDLHEDAQPGRQKLDVTVVALEALGVENILIGQIGREKPVEISARLSRHFTAPVGAKVTLYVDARPMHLFDPETTRALPRPRLGPLAN, from the coding sequence ATGTCGTCCATTGAGCTCGATCGCGTCACCAAGCTCTATGCCAACGGCGCCTATGGCGTTCGCGACGTTGATCTGAAGATCGAGGACGGCGAGTTCATGATCTTCCTTGGGCCCTCGGGCTGCGGGAAATCCACGACGCTTCGCATGATCGCCGGGCTTGAGAGCATCAGCTCGGGCGATCTCAAGATCGGCGGGCGCAGCGTCACCAACATGGCGCCGCGTGATCGCAACATCGCCGTCGTGTTCCAGTCCTATGCGCTCTACCCGCACATGACCGTGCGCCAGAACATGGGCTTCGGGCTGAAGATGCGCGGCGTCGCGGCCAGCGAAATCGGCGAGAAGATCCAGGGAGCGGCCACTCTTCTCGGCCTCACACCCTATCTCGACCGCAAGCCCGCCGCACTTTCCGGCGGCCAGCGCCAGCGCGTCGCGCTCGGGCGCGCCATCGTCCGCGATCCTGTCGCCTTCCTTCTCGACGAGCCGCTATCGAACCTCGACGCCCAACTCCGCGCCGAAATGCGGCTGGAACTGGTCAAGCTGCATCGCCGGCTCGGCCGCACCATCGTCCATGTGACGCATGACCAGGTCGAGGCCATGACCATGGGCGACCGGATCTGCATCATGCGCGACGGCCGCATGATCCAGGTCGGCAAGCCGCTCGAAGTCTACGCCGACCCGGTAGACACCTTCGTCGCGCGTTTTCTCGCGACCCCGCCGATGAACCTGATCCCAGCGCGCCTGAAGGGCGATACCGAGGGTGGCCTTTCCGTGGTCGCCGACGGCCTCGCCGTCGACGTGCCGGACATGCATCGCGCCGCCTATGCTCCAGAGGCCGGGCGCGATGTGATCTGCGGCATCCGGCCGGAGGATCTGCACGAGGACGCCCAGCCAGGCCGGCAGAAACTGGACGTCACCGTCGTCGCGCTGGAAGCGCTCGGCGTCGAGAACATCCTGATCGGCCAGATCGGCCGCGAAAAGCCGGTGGAGATTTCCGCGCGGCTCAGCCGGCACTTCACCGCGCCGGTCGGGGCCAAGGTGACGCTGTATGTCGATGCGCGGCCGATGCATCTGTTCGATCCGGAGACGACCAGGGCGCTGCCGCGGCCGCGCCTCGGCCCGCTGGCAAATTGA
- a CDS encoding sugar phosphate isomerase/epimerase family protein, which produces MRLGIFAKIFPGNNAGEMMAAVRAAGYECTQFNMTCVDLPAMPDEIPASAIAEIAAARQSSGVEISALSGTYNMIHPDPAVRATGLRQLGVMINAARDLGVPLVTLCTGSRDAEDMWHHHPDNATPEAWSDLFTEMEKAVALAEAAGVDLGIEPEQANVITSASDSLRLIGAMGSKRIRIILDPANLFEQADRDEARAIVAAAIDALADRISMAHGKDRRLDGSFATVGTGVVDFPDFITRLRAAGFDGPLVTHGLTAEEAPGVANYLSGLLR; this is translated from the coding sequence ATGCGTCTCGGTATTTTCGCCAAGATTTTTCCCGGCAACAACGCTGGCGAAATGATGGCTGCGGTTCGCGCAGCTGGCTACGAATGCACGCAGTTCAACATGACCTGCGTCGATCTACCCGCCATGCCGGATGAAATCCCGGCATCGGCGATCGCGGAGATCGCCGCGGCTCGCCAATCCAGCGGCGTCGAGATCTCGGCGCTTTCCGGCACCTACAACATGATCCATCCGGATCCGGCGGTGCGGGCAACCGGTCTGCGGCAGCTCGGCGTCATGATCAATGCGGCGCGCGATCTGGGGGTGCCGCTCGTCACGCTCTGCACCGGGTCGCGCGATGCCGAGGACATGTGGCACCACCATCCTGACAATGCCACGCCGGAAGCCTGGTCGGACCTATTTACCGAAATGGAAAAAGCCGTCGCGCTGGCGGAGGCGGCTGGCGTCGACCTCGGCATCGAGCCGGAACAGGCCAACGTCATCACCTCGGCTTCTGACTCGCTGCGGCTGATCGGCGCCATGGGCTCCAAGCGGATCCGGATCATTCTCGATCCTGCCAATCTGTTCGAGCAGGCGGATCGCGACGAAGCGAGGGCCATCGTCGCCGCGGCGATCGACGCCCTCGCGGACCGCATCTCGATGGCGCATGGCAAGGATCGTCGGCTCGACGGCAGTTTCGCGACGGTGGGGACCGGCGTCGTCGATTTCCCTGATTTCATCACTCGGCTTCGTGCGGCTGGTTTCGACGGTCCGCTGGTTACCCATGGACTGACCGCCGAGGAAGCCCCCGGCGTCGCTAACTATCTGTCGGGTCTCCTGAGGTGA
- a CDS encoding Gfo/Idh/MocA family protein: MIKKEARRLRIGVLGCGPIAQFAHLESCVKAANADLYAICDAAPDLLARMAATYEPEKTYSDYDAMLADPQVEAVIVAISDTFHVPMAIRALEAGKHVLCEKPLGTNVAEVLALRDLVKKTGLVLQVGHMKRFDPGLEAARDFIDDGMGQLLALKAWYCDSTHRYTMTDAVQPKPISSKFAKKPSVDPKSDLGRYYMLAHGSHLVDTARFLCGPITEVCARRSERFGAYCWFVETAFENGVLGHLDLTVAVRMDWFEGFQLYGEKGSVIAKTYNPWYFRASDVEIFSEVDATYRRPLGADGHFFRRQVEGFAETILDGVPMRGADIEDGLASVRAMAAIAESVRTGESVRVAEFAGEV; this comes from the coding sequence ATGATCAAGAAGGAAGCGCGGCGGCTCAGGATTGGCGTCTTGGGTTGCGGCCCGATCGCGCAGTTCGCGCATCTCGAATCCTGCGTGAAAGCGGCGAATGCCGACCTCTACGCGATCTGTGATGCCGCGCCCGACCTGCTCGCGCGCATGGCGGCGACCTATGAGCCGGAAAAAACCTATTCCGACTATGACGCGATGCTCGCCGATCCGCAGGTCGAGGCCGTCATCGTCGCCATCTCCGACACATTCCATGTGCCGATGGCGATCCGCGCGCTCGAAGCGGGCAAGCATGTGCTTTGCGAAAAGCCGCTTGGCACGAATGTCGCCGAGGTTCTGGCGCTGCGCGATCTCGTCAAGAAGACCGGCCTCGTGCTTCAGGTCGGCCATATGAAACGCTTCGACCCTGGCCTTGAGGCGGCACGCGATTTTATCGACGACGGCATGGGCCAGCTCCTGGCGCTCAAGGCCTGGTATTGCGATAGCACGCATCGCTACACGATGACCGATGCGGTGCAGCCGAAGCCGATCTCCTCGAAGTTCGCGAAGAAGCCCAGCGTCGATCCGAAGTCCGATCTCGGTCGCTACTACATGCTGGCCCATGGCAGCCATCTCGTCGATACGGCGCGCTTCTTGTGCGGGCCGATCACCGAGGTGTGCGCCCGGCGGTCCGAGCGCTTCGGTGCCTATTGCTGGTTCGTCGAGACGGCGTTCGAGAATGGCGTGCTCGGCCATCTCGACCTGACCGTTGCCGTGCGCATGGACTGGTTCGAAGGCTTCCAGCTCTATGGCGAAAAGGGCAGCGTGATCGCAAAGACCTATAACCCCTGGTATTTCCGCGCCAGCGACGTCGAGATCTTCTCCGAGGTTGATGCCACCTACCGTCGGCCCCTTGGGGCCGACGGGCATTTTTTCCGGCGTCAGGTCGAAGGTTTTGCCGAAACCATTCTGGACGGCGTGCCGATGCGCGGTGCCGACATCGAAGACGGCCTCGCCTCGGTGCGGGCCATGGCGGCGATTGCCGAGTCGGTGCGGACCGGTGAAAGCGTGCGCGTCGCTGAATTTGCAGGAGAGGTTTGA
- a CDS encoding alpha/beta fold hydrolase, with protein sequence MDTTSLLRDDALLRVFDSGSGYPVVFQHGLGGDEAQARGNFPDGPEFRRITVECRGQGASCAGSIRPFSIAMFADDVLAAVDARGISHFVVGGISMGAAIALRVAIRHPERVAALILARPAWVQQPAPENMQAYAEVASWLRRLPPKGARAAFAASPIGERLKREAPDNLASLLGFFDRPDAKLTADLLADIAADGPGISDADIAAIAVPTLVIGHGIDIAHPLAYAQDLASRIAGATLVEITPKATDKARHTAEFRSAVQSFLTLVIPAMEPLS encoded by the coding sequence ATGGACACCACCAGCCTCCTCCGCGACGATGCGCTGCTGCGTGTCTTCGACAGCGGCAGCGGCTATCCGGTGGTGTTCCAACACGGCCTTGGCGGTGACGAGGCGCAGGCGCGCGGCAATTTCCCGGATGGCCCCGAATTCCGAAGGATTACGGTCGAATGCCGCGGGCAGGGGGCCTCCTGCGCCGGCAGCATCCGGCCCTTCTCGATCGCCATGTTCGCCGACGATGTCCTCGCGGCTGTCGACGCACGCGGCATCTCCCATTTCGTTGTCGGGGGCATATCGATGGGTGCCGCGATCGCGCTACGCGTTGCGATCCGTCATCCGGAACGGGTCGCGGCGCTGATCCTCGCCCGGCCCGCCTGGGTTCAGCAGCCGGCGCCCGAAAATATGCAGGCCTATGCGGAGGTGGCAAGCTGGCTGCGCCGTTTGCCGCCGAAGGGGGCGCGTGCCGCCTTCGCCGCATCGCCGATCGGCGAAAGGCTGAAGCGCGAGGCGCCGGACAATCTCGCCTCGCTGCTCGGCTTCTTCGACAGGCCCGATGCCAAGCTGACCGCAGACCTGCTTGCCGACATCGCCGCCGACGGCCCCGGCATTTCGGATGCTGACATCGCGGCGATCGCCGTGCCGACGCTGGTCATCGGCCACGGCATCGACATCGCCCATCCGCTCGCCTATGCGCAGGACCTTGCCTCGCGCATTGCGGGCGCGACCCTCGTCGAGATCACCCCCAAGGCGACGGACAAGGCCCGCCACACGGCCGAGTTCCGTTCCGCCGTTCAATCCTTCCTGACCCTAGTCATTCCTGCCATGGAGCCCCTGTCATGA
- a CDS encoding BtpA/SgcQ family protein: MVFECFGEKKKVVIAMAHIGALPGAPLYDADGGLDKLIEGVLADVEKLQAGGVDAIMFGNENDRPYVFKGTPASIAAMSAIVQAVKPSLKVPFGVNYLWDPAASVSIGAVTGASFVREIFTGLFASDMGLWEPDAAEALRLRRDLGRSDMKLLFNINAEFAHSLDQRPIELRAKSAVFSSLADAILVSGPLTGQPADQSHLRSVAETVKDVPVFANTGVNIDNIRDIFSVASGVVIGTHFKVDGNTWNAVEAGRVARFMDVVNSIR; this comes from the coding sequence ATGGTTTTCGAGTGTTTCGGCGAGAAGAAGAAGGTCGTCATCGCCATGGCCCATATCGGTGCGCTGCCCGGCGCGCCGCTCTATGATGCCGATGGCGGCCTCGACAAACTGATCGAGGGCGTCCTCGCCGATGTCGAGAAGCTGCAGGCCGGCGGCGTCGATGCCATCATGTTCGGCAACGAGAATGACCGTCCCTATGTGTTCAAGGGAACGCCCGCCTCGATCGCCGCGATGTCGGCCATCGTGCAGGCGGTGAAGCCGTCGCTGAAGGTGCCGTTCGGCGTCAACTATCTCTGGGATCCGGCCGCCAGCGTCTCGATCGGCGCGGTCACGGGCGCAAGCTTCGTGCGCGAGATCTTCACCGGCCTGTTCGCCTCGGACATGGGCCTCTGGGAGCCGGATGCCGCCGAGGCGCTGCGCCTTCGCCGCGACCTCGGCCGAAGCGACATGAAGCTGCTCTTCAACATCAATGCCGAATTCGCCCATTCGCTCGACCAGCGGCCGATCGAATTGCGGGCGAAGAGCGCGGTGTTCTCGTCGCTCGCCGACGCGATCCTCGTCTCCGGTCCGCTGACCGGGCAGCCGGCCGACCAGTCACATCTGCGCAGCGTCGCCGAGACGGTGAAGGACGTACCGGTATTCGCCAATACCGGCGTCAATATCGACAATATCCGCGACATATTCTCGGTCGCGAGCGGCGTCGTGATCGGCACCCATTTCAAGGTCGACGGCAATACGTGGAACGCCGTCGAAGCCGGCCGCGTCGCCCGCTTCATGGATGTGGTGAATTCGATCCGCTGA